The DNA window GCTGTCCTTCCTCGTTATATCAATCAGCCAGCGTTAGCTGCtggttttcttctttttttattgttaagCATGTTTTCTCTGCGATTTCTCACCATTCATCGCGAAACGCGTACACGCTAGAGATGGTACGCTGTGGCGGCGGTGGTTGTTCCAATTTTGCGGTTTGAAAAAAGCGCTCGTCTTCATTTTGGGGGTTATTTCTCGTACTTGCGTAGAGTTTTCGGGGTTAGGTTCCTTGAATAATTATGCTTCAATTGAAGGGTACAGTTAAATGTcaataaaatgacaaaatAAAGTCTTCCGCTAGAGATGAGACAATGAAGAGGCCTTGAGTTGTTCGCGTTCTTGGTGACTGCAGATTATCGGCATTCATTTCAAAGAATAACCGTAATATAACCGTATTAAAGAACTGAAAATAACTTAACGTATTGACAACataaaaatttttacattCTTTACTCAATCCTTTATGTAGTTAACcgttttttatgtttatttattattttaacctTATAACCTTATTATAACCCTTCACCCTTAATTGCActttatgtttaatttatgcacaaatattttaaagaatgCAAAATTGAAGTGCTATgctttaaaaaacatttatttgttatttatattttatcagACGGTACGAACCAATTCGATAACAATTCATCAAACTTCGCGTTACTTTTGATGGTGTAATCGAAGGTGTAGCATCACTGGCCCAGcctattatttgtttttattgttgatTATTTTCGTGAAGATCTAAAAAACCAGCGGCACAATGAAGAAAAAGGtgtggtttttgtttgtaCCGCTTAAGCATTCGAAGTacaatatatttgtattacCAGGTGTTGCTGATGGGGAAGAGCGGTTCCGGAAAGACCAGCATGCGCTCCATTATCTTTGCTAACTATATCGCCCGTGATACGACACGCCTCGGAGCAACAAGTGAGTAATACTATATAGTCGGAAAGGGCAGGAACTGATTCCACCATGCACCCTTAGTCGATGTGGAGCACTCCCATGTGCGGTTTCTGGGCAACCTGGTGCTCAATCTCTGGGACTGTGGCGGTCAGGAGGGCTTCATGAAGCAGTACTTTGCCCAGCAGCGAGACAACATCTTTCGCAATGTGGAGGTGCTGATCTATGTGTTTGATGTGGAGAGCCAGGAGATAGAGCGCGACATCCATTACTACCAGAGCTGCCTGGAGGCACTGCTGCAGAATTCGCCTGATGCCAAGATCTTCTGTCTGGTGCACAAAATGGACCTGGTACCGGAAGGCCTGCGCGAGAGTGTGTTTACTGAGCGCATGGAAGATCTCATCAAATTGTCAAAGCCCGGGAATGTCACCTGTTTCCGTACCAGCATTTGGGATGAAACACTATACAAGTTAGTAAACACCAAGTTTTCAGccgaatttatttaaaattcaactTCTAACTGCTTTCAGAGCCTGGTCTTCCATTGTCACGATGCTGATACCGAATGTTGCCGCCCTGGAGAACTCAGTGACACATTTCGGCAATGTCATTGAGGCGGACGAGGTGCTGTTGTTCGAAAAGGCCACCTTTTTGGTGATCTCCCATTGCCAGAGCAAGAAGAACCGTGACTCGCACCGCTTTGAAAAGGTGTCCAACATCATCAAGCAGTTCAAGCTAAGCTGCTCCAAGTTGGGTGCCAAGTTCCAATCGATGGAGGTGCGTAATAGCGCATTTGCCGCTTTCATTGACACCTTCACCAGCAACACCTACGTGATGGTGGTCATGTCGGATCCCACGCTGCCCTCGGAGGCTACGCTAGTCAACATACGGAACGCTCGGAAGTACTTTGAGGAGCTGGAAAATCCAAGCAACAGTGCCATTAATCATCATGGCCACAATTACCATTGATAGTCAAACGAGGATCGCTGTTTTCCATAATCCATTTGCCGTTCTCCGTTCAAAAAGACATGAATACCGTCTGTTGTTGTGCAAACATCGAAGCGCCCAAGGTGCCG is part of the Drosophila sechellia strain sech25 chromosome 3R, ASM438219v1, whole genome shotgun sequence genome and encodes:
- the LOC6607178 gene encoding ras-related GTP-binding protein A, with the protein product MKKKVLLMGKSGSGKTSMRSIIFANYIARDTTRLGATIDVEHSHVRFLGNLVLNLWDCGGQEGFMKQYFAQQRDNIFRNVEVLIYVFDVESQEIERDIHYYQSCLEALLQNSPDAKIFCLVHKMDLVPEGLRESVFTERMEDLIKLSKPGNVTCFRTSIWDETLYKAWSSIVTMLIPNVAALENSVTHFGNVIEADEVLLFEKATFLVISHCQSKKNRDSHRFEKVSNIIKQFKLSCSKLGAKFQSMEVRNSAFAAFIDTFTSNTYVMVVMSDPTLPSEATLVNIRNARKYFEELENPSNSAINHHGHNYH